A genomic stretch from Pochonia chlamydosporia 170 chromosome 4, whole genome shotgun sequence includes:
- a CDS encoding sorting nexin 3 (similar to Neosartorya fischeri NRRL 181 XP_001266759.1): MDVEESPWADSGQSSQQASQTDTASSKPSASQGASPAPRPSRGPRRLVAQPTRLEAVEDPLGPLSASADDNDGASDAPPVPPQKEQMVIRTTMPQQQQPRRPIDPHHVDDDEFKSPGGPRAPPPVDAARPSSVRSNTQPSVSVEQASKPSFHITVGDPVKIGDLTSSHIVYSVRTKTTSRAYKQPEFEVKRRYRDFLWLYNTLHANNPGSIVPPPPEKQAVGRFDSNFVEARRAALEKMLNKTAAHPTLQHDADLKLFLESEAFNTDIKHREHKEPIPTESKGVLGSLGISVGRGDKFVEQDDWFHDRKVYLDALENQLKGLLKAMETMVGQRKMMAEAAGDFSASLHALSTVELSPSLSGPLDALSDLQLTIRDVYDRQAQQDVLTFGIIIEEYIRLIGSVKQAFTQRQKGFYAWHSAESELQKKKTTQDKLLRQGKSQQDRLNQMNAEVGEAEKKVHQARLLFEEMGRSLKTEIDRFEKEKVEDFKSGVETFLESAVEAQKELIEKWETFLMQLDAEDDESVFYRPPVFQQQSKPPGDTAIDRARARMDEDSD, encoded by the exons ATGGATGTCGAAGAGTCGCCATGGGCCGATTCGGGCCAGAGCTCCCAGCAAGCCTCCCAGACTGATACTGCGAGCTCcaagccatcagcatcacaaGGTGCTTCTCCGGCACCTCGCCCATCGCGCGGGCCCCGTCGCCTTGTTGCTCAACCTACCCGACTGGAAGCCGTCGAGGATCCGTTGGGTCCTTTGAGTGCCTCAGctgatgacaatgacggcgCTTCAGACGCCCCGCCTGTACCGCCGCAAAAGGAGCAGATGGTAATCCGAACGACTATgccccagcagcaacagccccGGCGGCCGATTGACCCTCATcatgtggatgatgatgagttcaaaAGCCCTGGAGGTCCACGAGCACCTCCTCCAGTCGACGCCGCGAGACCGAGCAGCGTGCGAAGCAACACACAACCAAGTGTCAGCGTTGAGCAGGCGTCTAAGCCCTCGTTTCATATCACTGTCGGCGATCCAGTCAAGATTGGTGACTTGACAAGCTCACACATTGTGTACTCTGTCAGAACAAAG ACCACTTCTCGAGCTTACAAGCAACCCGAGTTCGAGGTGAAGCGACGATACCGCGACTTCCTCTGGCTGTACAACACtctccatgccaacaacccCGGCAGTATCGTCCCTCCACCTCCCGAGAAGCAAGCAGTCGGTCGATTTGACAGCAATTTCGTCGAAGCTCGCCGAGCTGCCCTGGAAAAGATGCTGAACAAGACTGCCGCCCATCCCACGTTGCAACATGACGCTGACTTGAAGCTATTTCTCGAGAGTGAAGCTTTCAATACTGATATCAAACACAGAGAACACAAGGAGCCTATTCCTACTGAAAGCAAGGGTGTTCTGGGATCCTTGGGCATTAGCGTCGGGCGAGGAGACAAGTTCGTTGAGCAAGACGATTGGTTCCATGATCGCAAGGTATATCTTGACGCTTTGGAAAATCAACTCAAGGGACTGTTAAAGGCTATGGAAACAATGGTTGGACAACGCAAGATGATGGCTGAGGCGGCTGGCGATTTCTCGGCTTCTCTGCATGCTCTCTCCACCGTTGAACTATCACCGTCCTTGTCCGGACCTTTGGATGCGTTGTCTGATCTCCAGCTCACTATCCGAGATGTATATGACAGACAAGCTCAGCAAGATGTTCTGACCTTTGGTATTATTATCGAGGAGTATATTCGTCTCATTGGCTCCGTAAAGCAGGCTTTCACCCAGCGTCAAAAGGGTTTCTATGCCTGGCACTCTGCTGAATCTGAGctccaaaagaagaaaactaCTCAGGATAAGCTACTTCGGCAGGGCAAGAGTCAACAAGATCGCTTAAACCAAATGAATGCGGAGGTTGGcgaggcagagaagaaagTGCATCAAGCGAGATTGCTCTTTGAGGAGATGGGTCGATCTTTGAAAACGGAGATTGATCGGTTcgaaaaagaaaaggtgGAGGACTTCAAGAGCGGAGTTGAAACATTCCTTGAGAGTGCTGTCGAAGCACAGAAGGAG CTCATTGAAAAGTGGGAGACGTTCTTAATGCAGCTTGATGCAGAGGATGACGAGTCGGTCTTCTATCGGCCGCCAGTATTTCAACAGCAGTCGAAGCCACCGGGTGATACGGCAATTGACCGGGCTAGGGCGAGGATGGATGAGGATTCTGACTAA
- a CDS encoding mitochondrial ribosomal protein (similar to Metarhizium robertsii ARSEF 23 XP_007821011.1), with the protein MAIAPSRTTLAQAKSSTRQRTSLAIQVRHATFIPRPRRPYTFTQLVTLSDGSTYTMRTTSPNPIYRAAKDTRNTLLWQPSEKSLRNVELDEAGKLAAFRERFGRAFDATAQSEDGAAPEAASEAVDGFADLITGYAPQDANTMKDSGPKKSPTRRK; encoded by the coding sequence ATGGCCATTGCGCCCTCACGAACTACTCTCGCACAGGCCAAAAGCTCAACAAGGCAACGTACCAGCCTCGCCATCCAAGTCCGCCACGCGACATTCATCCCTCGTCCCCGACGACCATACACATTCACACAGCTTGTCACCCTCTCCGACGGCTCAACCTACACCATGCGTACCACATCGCCCAACCCAATCTACCGCGCTGCCAAAGATACCCGCAACACTCTCCTATGGCAACCGAGCGAGAAGTCCCTCCGAAACGTGGAATTGGACGAGGCGGGTAAATTGGCGGCTTTCCGTGAGCGATTCGGTCGTGCTTTTGACGCTACTGCTCAGTCTGAGGATGGGGCGGCGCCTGAGGCGGCGAGCGAGGCGGTGGATGGATTTGCGGATTTGATTACCGGGTATGCGCCGCAGGATGCGAATACCATGAAGGATTCGGGGCCAAAGAAGTCGCCTACGAGGAGAAAGTAA